The following proteins are encoded in a genomic region of Magnolia sinica isolate HGM2019 chromosome 1, MsV1, whole genome shotgun sequence:
- the LOC131256164 gene encoding chaperone protein dnaJ 49-like — protein MDGNKDEALKCLRIGKESLESGDRNRALKFLTKARRLDPTLPIDDLISTIDSDSPNDNPPPPTDPTTEAHVPNKPPGNSSSVRARVSANGPSPSPSSSSSSSSYTEEQISIVRQIKRKKDYYEILGVEKECSVEDVRKAYRKLSLKVHPDKNKAPGAEEAFKAVSKAFQCLSDGESRKRYDLVGSEEEVVYERRARRGSHNGFNGFYEGEVDAEEIFRNFFFGGGMPPATASFGTFRFGQGMGPSAGRNGEAHGSGNTNLRALIQILPIIVLLLLNFLPSSEPVYSLSRSHAYQYQFVTEKGVQFYVRTSKFEEEYPIHSPERTALEERVERDYASVLTQNCRVELQRRQWGLAYQIPHCDLLKEFEARA, from the coding sequence ATGGACGGAAACAAAGACGAAGCCCTTAAATGCCTCAGGATCGGAAAAGAATCCCTAGAATCCGGCGATCGGAACCGCGCCCTCAAATTCCTCACCAAGGCCCGCCGACTGGACCCCACCCTCCCCATCGATgatctcatctccaccattgactCAGATTCCCCTAATGACAACCCTCCCCCGCCAACTGACCCCACCACTGAAGCACATGTGCCAAACAAGCCGCCTGGGAATTCTTCTTCGGTTAGGGCTAGAGTTTCAGCCAATGGGCCATCGCCATCGccatcgtcgtcgtcgtcgtcctCTTCTTACACCGAGGAGCAGATCTCGATTGTCCGCCAGATCAAAAGGAAGAAGGATTACTATGAGATCTTGGGTGTCGAGAAGGAATGTTCTGTAGAAGATGTCCGGAAGGCTTATAGGAAGTTGTCGCTGAAAGTCCATCCTGATAAGAACAAGGCGCCTGGTGCTGAGGAGGCGTTTAAGGCCGTCTCAAAGGCCTTCCAGTGCCTCAGTGACGGAGAGAGCCGGAAAAGATACGATCTTGTTGGGTCTGAGGAGGAAGTCGTCTATGAGCGGCGGGCGAGGAGGGGTTCCCACAATGGCTTCAATGGCTTCTACGAGGGTGAGGTTGATGCGGAGGAGATCTTCCGGAACTTCTTCTTCGGAGGTGGCATGCCTCCAGCAACTGCATCATTTGGTACGTTTAGGTTTGGGCAAGGTATGGGACCGAGTGCTGGCCGGAATGGTGAGGCTCATGGATCAGGTAATACCAATCTTCGGGCTCTAATTCAGATTCTGCCCATCATTGTCTTGCTGCTGTTGAACTTCCTTCCATCTTCGGAACCTGTTTATTCCCTCTCTCGATCCCACGCTTACCAGTACCAATTCGTCACTGAGAAGGGCGTGCAGTTTTATGTGAGGACATCAAAATTCGAAGAGGAGTATCCTATTCACAGTCCAGAGCGTACGGCGCTTGAAGAACGTGTGGAGCGTGACTATGCTTCTGTTCTCACGCAAAATTGCCGGGTCGAGTTGCAACGGCGCCAGTGGGGCCTTGCATATCAGATTCCACACTGTGACCTGCTTAAGGAGTTCGAGGCCCGGGCTTGA